The following proteins are encoded in a genomic region of Arachis stenosperma cultivar V10309 chromosome 4, arast.V10309.gnm1.PFL2, whole genome shotgun sequence:
- the LOC130973332 gene encoding cell division control protein 2 homolog, which produces MDQYEKVEKIGEGTYGVVYKARDRVTNETIALKKIRLEQEDEGVPSTAIREISLLKEMQHRNIVRLQDVVHSEKRLYLVFEYLDLDLKKHMDSSPEFVKDPRQVKMFLYQILCGIAYCHSHRVLHRDLKPQNLLIDRRTNSLKLADFGLARAFGIPVRTFTHEVVTLWYRAPEILLGSRHYSTPVDVWSVGCIFAEMVNRRPLFPGDSEIDELFKIFRIMGTPNEDTWPGVTSLPDFKSTFPKWPPKELANVVPNLDPAGLDLLSSMLCLDPSKRITARNAVEHEYFKDIKFVP; this is translated from the exons ATGGACCAG TACGAGAAGGTTGAGAAGATTGGGGAAGGAACCTACGGCGTCGTTTACAAGGCTCGCGACCGCGTTACCAACGAGACCATCGCTCTCAAGAAGATTCGCCTTGAGCAGGAGGATGAAGGCGTTCCTAGCACTGCAATTCGCGAGATTTCTCTCCTCAAGGAAATGCAGCACAGGAATATTGTTAG GTTGCAGGATGTGGTGCACAGTGAGAAGCGATTGTATTTGGTTTTTGAGTATCTGGACTTAGATCTAAAGAAGCATATGGATTCATCTCCTGAGTTTGTTAAAGATCCACGGCAAGTAAAA ATGTTCCTTTATCAAATTCTCTGTGGCATTGCTTACTGTCATTCACATAGAGTTCTTCACCGAGACTTGAAACCACAGAATTTGTTGATAGATCGCCGCACTAATTCACTAAAGCTTGCAGATTTTGGATTGGCTAGGGCATTTGGCATTCCTGTCAGAACATTTACACATGAG GTGGTGACACTGTGGTACAGAGCTCCAGAAATATTGCTTGGATCTCGTCATTACTCTACCCCAGTTGATGTTTGGTCAGTGGGATGTATATTTGCAGAGATGGTAAACCGGCGACCTCTATTCCCTGGAGATTCCGAGATTGATGAATTGTTTAAAATATTCAG AATCATGGGCACCCCAAATGAAGATACATGGCCTGGAGTAACTTCATTGCCTGATTTTAAATCAACCTTTCCCAAGTGGCCACCTAag GAGCTAGCTAATGTGGTTCCAAATCTTGACCCCGCTGGTCTTGACCTCCTTTCT AGTATGCTTTGCTTGGATCCCAGCAAAAGAATCACCGCCAGGAATGCTGTAGAGCATGAATACTTCAAGGACATTAAGTTTGTACCATGA